AAAACTCCTGCAAAGCCGAGGAGCAGACACGAACAAGAGGGACAAGGTGAGGCAATAATGCTCACAGGTGTTAAGACGGGTGGGAAgggagggcaaggggcagagacCAGAAAAGCCCAGGAGGCAGGATAGTGAGCTAGTCTGATTTCAGAGGGGCTGCAGAGTCCAGGAAGGGGTCTTTGCCATCACCTGTAGGTCCTTGGAGACGCCGTCTGGGGATGggagcaggaaggacagaggagagaggatgaGAAGAAATCCACTATTTAGGGGGCTTTGGGATCACCCCAAAGAGGTGGGATTTGTTTATCCCTGTAATCCTTCATCATCCTTTGTCTATCTGTCCGTCCATCCCtccattcacttattcatctGTTCGCTTGTTTCTTCATTCACCgtttttctattcattcattcctttgtgtGCAACCTTGAACTAGGGACTGCCGCTGAGCCTCTGTGGTGCATCTATCACATGTCTTACAGAATTCTTATATAACTAGATGGGGAAGTGTACGtaaactatttattgagcataaGGCTGATGTTTTATAAGCTTCTGCCATGCCCGTCCCATAGTTACCTCTCAGTTAATAGCACCTATTATAATTATTAAGACAAGGGCAGCAGAGCTCACAGCTGTTTCCAGCTGGGTGAGAGGGGAACCATAGAAGGCCTCGCAGAGGACGAGGCATCAAATGCTTCCGAGGTAGACCACTGAATAGGACGGTGGAAATGGTAGAACTCTCAGTCCTTATGGGGCTCAGGCCCTGGCACTGGGACTTGGGGAGAGGATTAGGCTGGAGCTTGGACAACCTCCCTCCCAGAAGCACCACAGTCCAGGTGCCTTGAGCCAGCggttcctgcttccttcccacaCAGCTGCTGAGTACCCCCCTGCATGTGGCAGTCCGGACGGGGCACATGGAGATTGTGCAGCACTTTCTATCCCTGGGCCTGGACATCAATGCCAAGGACAGAGTAAGTGTCCAGCTCCCCTTCTGCTCAGCCACATCCCAGGAGTGCAGGAAGCCCGAGGGCATCCACATGCCCCTGTGCGCCATACTGACTGTCACATTGGCTCTAGGAAGGGGACAGTGCCCTGCATGATGCTGTGAGGCTCAACCGCTACAAAATCATCAAACTGCTGCTCCTGCACGGGGCTGACATGTTGACCAAGAACCTAGTAAGTCCATTCCTTCCCTGATTTGGTAACGAGTGTGCACCACTCAcacaggctctgcgctgggcactCAGAGGAAACACGGAACTAAGAAAGACTCTGCCTGCCCTCGGAGCACACTCACAGTGGAGGGTCTCTCGGGGCACCCTGGGAATTTGGGGCCCACCCACCTTTCCAGATCTCTGTAAGCTTATCTCTGTCCAGAGGGCCAGTGCAGAGAAACAGCCAGAAAGGACAGTAAGAGGACTTCCCAAAGGTCTCCAAATAGATCCGAGGGGGTCCTAATGTCCAGGCCTAAGGAGGCCAAAATCATGGAGGAACCCAACTGAAGGGAACCTAAGCGTTTGGTTGGCACGACCACCCCTAGCACAACACTGTGTGGGTCTAGAGTTCTCTTGGGGTCCTACGTTGCTTAGTCCGCGCTCTTCTTTGGAGCCCAGAGCAATCACGAAAGAGGGGAATGGGAAGGTCCCCCTGACTCAAGAAAGACTAAAGGGATAGTGGGAAAGTCAGGAAGCTGTGcggaggtggtgggtggggatTTCTCAACCAGGACAttactgacatttggggctggaaaTTTATTTGTTATGAGAGAACTCTCCTGTGCATTACAGGATCTTtaagcagcatccctggcctctagtCACCAAATGCCAGTAGTCCCCACACCCCTCACTGTGACAATCAGAAACATTCTAAATATTGCCGCTTGCCCCTGATTGGAACCCCTGGTATAGATGAGGGAACCTCCTGGTACAAACTTCTGAGCAGTGACAAGATCTCCGCTTGGTTCTCCCAGGCAGGAAAGACCCCGACGGACCTGGTGCAGCTGTGGCAAGCTGACACCCGGCAGGCTCTGGAGCCCCCGGAGCCAGAGCCAGGGTCAGAGCAGAATGGACTGCAGGGTCCCTCAGAGACCCAGCAGGAGCCCCCACAGCCTCTGCCAGTCCAGTAAACACCTGGCCCAggccagctgggcacccctctGGCCTGCGTGCAGCCAGAGGGTCATTAAGAACGGCCCACAGAGCCGAGGATCCTGCCATTCCTCTGCGTGCGATTCGGGACACCCACAAACTGccgcaataaaaaaataaaaagtttttgcaatTGGTtatgtttgtttccatttgtgtCTGCAACATTCAGGAATGAGGGAAAATGGAACAAGGATAGGTTCAGGGAAGAGGGGGGTTGGAGCCCTTTGGACCCAGCTCTATGGCTTTTCCTACCGGGGCgtcttcttgcttctttcctgCCAGCGCTCTTCCCAAATCCCAGCGTGGGTCACCTGCTCCCGGCACCTCCGCtgcgcccccccccacccccgtcctggTGACCGCTGTCCCGCAGGGCCGTGTGTGGCCAGCGCAGGCTCGTCACGTGGCGGCCCGCCCGCGCAGGAGGAGCCTGGCAGGGGATCAGGGGCCTTGGAGCGCCGGCGGGGAGTCACGGTTCCCAGGCGGCAGCTCAGCAACCACGCTTCCACCCCGCAGGGCAGGGGCGGCTCAGCCAATCGGCTCGGGCTCCGCCAGCCGCGGCCCTACAAGCGGAAGTCGGCCTTCCGGGCGGGGCTGGCAACTGGAGGAGGAGGGCCTGGCTGGGCCCCCACTAGAGAAGCTCTCCGGGGTCCGGAGTCGTACTCCAGGAACCCGCCCCCGCGCCTGGCCAGAGGGACACTGGGCTGTGGCATTTGTCCAGCCGCTCCCTAAGGGAAGAATAGCCATGGGGCCTACAGGCTTAGCCTCTGACCCTGGGGACGCTCAGCCCAGGCCTGCCCCAGCGCCAACAGTCAGGGGGCAGCAAATTTTTAACTAGACGCACTGATCATTAACAAGGGTAGGAAGGAGTGTAAACTCTGTGTCACGCAGGGGCAGAGACCAGCTGGGCCTCGGGCCTCTCGCAGAGATGCTGGGCCGTGGAATCTGGTCCTCTGTGAGGCAGGGGCTGAGCAGGGGCTTGTCCAGGAAGGTGGGGGCCTGGGcgtcgggggaggggaggaaggtggacATTGCAGGCATCTACCCCCCTGTGACCACCCCCTTCACTGCCACGGCAGAGGTGGACTATGAGAAACTGGAGGAGAATCTGCACAAATTGGGTACCTTACCCTTCCGAGGTAAGTGGGATCTGTCctctgggggagtgggggaagatgGGAATGAGCCCAGGCTCCTCAGCCAGGGAGCTGCTCAGAGACAGTTAGGTGTCCAGGGGTCATTTTATtatgggagaggagcagaggggaccGTTCTGGAGTTAAGAGGCAGGAAGCTCCTTGCTAGCTTGCAACCTTGACTGAGTCTcgtctgcctcagtttccccagttgtAAACTACCAGGGTGCCTTCCTAGCCCAGCATTATTGTGGGGGTCAGACTAGATAATGGGGACGAAAGTCCTTGTCAACCGAACACTGTGCGGCTGTGAAGGCAGCGAGGGGTGTCACGTGGTAACTCAGCCAGTGGGCTCCTCTCCCTAAAAGCCTTGTTTGCACACTCTCTTCTGAGCCAAGCCTTCCTTAGCACAACTAATTCCTGTTCTGGATCCTCGGACTCATTTCTCTCTTTACACATGGGTCTCCCCTCGCCGAGGTCAGGGACCAGACACTTGTAACACTCCATGTGCGACACAGCCACAGGCACAGTAAgtgaagggaagaagaaggggtCAATTCCCCCCATCCTGCCCACCCTCGTCTGTCACCCATGACAAGTCCCTGAGGCGGTAACCTCactagccccatttcacagatgggaagcTGGGGCTCAGAGTGACACAGTCGCTCGCCCAAGGTCATTGCTAACACacagtggagctgggatttgaacccaagtctgaCTGAAGGACTACGCTGGGGTGTTTCACTCCACCTACACCAACCGCTGAGTTGCTAGACCACACTGTTTCAACGAATAAAGTCCGGTTGGCACCAGCTCTGGAAATGGGAGAGGTTCTGACTGCGGCGGGGCGGTGGACTCTAGATTCAAATCACAACTCCGCCGCTGAGTTAGCTGTGAGATCATCTCTTTAaacctcagtctccccatctgacACCTGGGAGTAGTAATGCCCACATCGCCGGCTGGCTGGGAGAAAAATCCAAGAGAGGACAAACGAAAGCACGCAGTGAATAGGGAAGGGTTATGTACCTTAGAAGTTACAGATCCAGTGGTCACAGTCTCTAGGACCACAGTGCTGTTGGCACTGTGGGCAGAGCCGCTTTGTGACAGTGACTGCTGGCCTGACTCAAACCCCATCCACATCTCAGGGCGGAGGTGCAGGCGAGCCTTCCCTAGGGCATGGTGAATGCCCTGTGAATGCCCACGGTGAGCAGTGACACAAACTCGAAGTAAATTTCTGCTCGGGCTCAGCTCGCTGGGGCCTGAAAGTCTGCACAGAGGCCAGGGTTTCttgaatcttttatttaaaaaaaaattttttttaaagtaatctctatgcccattgtggggtttgaactcatgaccccaagatcaagagtcacatgcttcactgactggcACCCCTCACTTCTTGAATCTTAAGAGGCAGGAAGACTCTGCTTCACACTCCAGCTTCAAGGACATCCTGGTGCTGGGGGTGAGGTGAACTTTGTGCCCAGTGTCTGCCTGCGACCAAGATAATCCACTGACACCCCCAGGCTCTTCTCTggatccttccttccctcctaccTGATCATCCACTCCTGCCAAGGGCATAGGCTTGTCCAGGAGCACAGGCATGGGCGAAGGGTACCTCTACTTCCTGTTCTCATGGGTGCCCACTAGCCTGTTTCTCATGCAACCCACACAGGTTCCTgctcctgccccatctctcttTTACCCATACACCAGGGAGGCAGTGGGCTGGGTAGAAAGAGCTCAGCATCTATAGTTAGAAGGCCTGGGTAAGAATCCTGGATCGGTCAGTTATGGCGACCTTGGAGAAATCACTGAACCTCTCTAatctgatttcttcattttagaaTGGAACTGAGCCACAGGGTTAATGCATTCCTCCCCAGGAGCTCAAGTGTGAGGTCCTAGCACAAAGAATAGAGCCCATAGGGTCCTGTCCCTGCTCCCAGGACACAGCCAGAATGCCCGGGAAAGGAGCCGTGAACAAGTTTTGCTCTACAGACGGTGTTTCTCTGGCCCTATTCTGGTCTCCCGCTTTGGTTGTGCTGCCCAAGActcaggggcagaggaggaagccatCACATACCACATTGCCAGGGCCTCCTACAGTAAGTTAAAGGGGAGGTGGGAAACTGCCCTTGATGAATCAGTGAACAGTTAGAGATTCTTCTGGAAGGTATTGCCTGAAACTGTGTagttctctttatttctaatttcttcattGTTAATTTTTACTGACGATTTGTATAAAGAGtatcattttaaatgaaagttatAACTGGAGACTGGAGGGTAAAACTGTTGCAGAGGGGCCATTTGGCCCTGAACTCACTCCCACAAACAACCTCAGAGATGAACTTTGAATTgttatttccaaatgaggtcagCAGACAACATAGATCTACTTCAGCAGGACTAGGGAGATGATGTTTCCCATAAAACTTTGAGCATATGTCTTATTCCTTTAGTATGTACACTTCTAATTAAATAGaagtattttgctttaaaaagtcacaattttatggggcgcctgggtggctcaagggagtttaagcctctgcctttggctccggtcatgatcccagggtcctgggattgagccccgcgtcgggctctctgctcggcagggagcctgcttccctctctctctctctctctctctctctctgcctgcctctctgtctacttgtgatctctgtcaaataaataaatagaatcttaaaaaaaaaagaaaagttacaattttatggggagcctgggtggctcagttgttaaacatctgccttcagctcaggtcatgatcccagggtcctgggattgagccccacactgggctccccgggaacctgcttctccctctcccactccctctgcttgtgttccctcactcactgtgtctctgtcaaataaataaataaaatcttttttaagaaatcacaatTTTCACAACCCTGCTTTGGcatttacttcttcttcttttttttttttttttgtaagattttatttatttgacacagagagagagcacaagcagggggagcagcagagggagaagcagactccccactgagcagggagcctgatgtggggtgtgatcccaggaccctgggatcatgacctgagttgaaggtagacacttaactgactgaaccacataGGTACCCTggcatttgctttttaattagcaataatcgcgcctcggataaacctcattggccacgatactgccactgcgcaaagctggcatttgctttttaaaagtgaaatgtgtgtgtgtgtgtgttttttaatgtgttaGATGCCTCTGGGAGAAAAACAGAGGAGCCCAGGCCTGTTTCTATCCTGAGAGGCTCTGGATATAATTTGGGATTATAGGCCAGACTCTCCACTGTTTGTACCTACAGAGAGCCTGGTCAGGTGGCCCACCTGCTCAGCATCTAAACTGTGCCTATTTAACCAAGgcacagggggaggggggcaaattTTGGGTTTGCAGGTGCATCACTAAGGCAATACATAGCAGCCGCCATTCTGGAATGGCCCCTGGGATCTGGGATCTGGTCAAGACCCTTATCCTACCTACTCTGCCTTCTCAGCTCACTGCTTGTCTCCTCTCAGTTGTGACCTCATGTTATTCTAGAATGAGCTCCTTCCTGGGCCCCTTTCCATCTGGACCCTGCTCCGTAAAGGGGTTGGGGCTGCAAATGGGGATGGAATGAGCTCAGCTGGCAGCAGGGGTGGCCCTAAATGAAAGGAGACACCAACGTCAGACTGCCAGGAATGGAGGCCAGCCCAACCAAGGGGGTCCTTCAGTCATGGTCAGTGGCTCCTGCcccctggggggggggcaccggatggagagggagagaaaccaaagattggaaaagaagaaggattGAGTCACAGAATGGATcacaagcagaaggcagaagggacTCAAAATTGGGGAAGCTAGTTTCCCACTGACCTTGGGGACAGCTGTCAGTGTGGGAGACCGGACTTGGGCCTCAGGGAAGGCCTGCCAGGTTGGATAGGAGGGATGCTGtggcctctccccaccccgccccctagCTACCTTCCTCACAATGGGTTTCATTGCTGAGGTGGGAGGGGCATCCTAGGAAGGGTCCCACTGGTGGCCTGCCTGTCAGACAGCCTCAGGGAACCTGCCCTTTCAAGCATGAACCAGACCAtccaggctccctccctcccagtgTGCTCTTAGCTCTGCCTGCCTGGCTTAGGGTCCTGGAGGCCATCTTGGAGCTCATCCAGCAACCATCATGCAAGGTGGTGCTGGGGGCTGCCCTCTTACTCGGAGGTGGAGGCCTCATGCTgtggaagcagaggaagaagagacgGAAGATATTCCTTGTGCCCTCACAGGAGGAGCAGGGGCCACCAGAAGGTCACAGAGCAAAGAATGAGAACTGGATTAAATCACACTTTAGCCGCCTTTCTGAGGAGAAGCTGGCCTCCTGCAGCAGCAGCACCGCGCCTCCCCCTGAGAGCGGCAGTGGGAAGGCCAGCACCACGGTGCACGTGGAGACCGTCACCACCAGGCAAGGCGAGGTGGGCACAGCCATGCACCGGGAGGCCTTCACCACCAAGCAGAGGTTGTCTGGCTCCTCGGTGACcaaagagacacacagggagtCGGGAAAATCTTCATCCACCGACGCGGCCACGTGGGCTGCTGTGGCTGCCTGCACCAAGGAGATTGACAACCTGGGACAGCAGCTGGCTAACTCCATGTTGCAGCGCGCCATGACGTACCAGAACTCAGGCCACCTGGAGTCCAAAGACATCAACCAGGAGGAGCTGAAGGCCCTTGAGGAGGTGGAGTTGAAGCTGAAGGGGAACTTCCTCATGCAGCGAGACACCGCAGTAGCTGGCCTGAACCACACGCACACCTTCCACGGCCATGGTCCCCACGGCCACCAGGGTTATCAGAGCCACCAGAGCCATAGTCTGCCCAACCGTAGCCAGCAGACCTACCACCCCTTTGAAGCCAACTAACCACAGATGGAgatccccttcccccaacaggGCTGGCACATGACTGCAGGCCTGTTTTCTCTCCTGTGGGGCACCCTGCGTGGCCCAGGGTGAGAGGCTGCCAGCCGAACCCCTTCCTCCGCAGCCCCCCACAGCTCCTGGACCCCTTCAAGTCTCTGAGGAGGGTCTGCTGCAGAGAATGGCTCCTGATGGAGgggaagatggaaggaagggaagcagctgaGACACACTCAGCGGGCCCCTGAAGACCCCCTGAGAGAAAATAGGCGAGGCAGATCCCAGGAGAAGCTGAGAGCCCCAGACCTGACACCAGATGCCTGGAACTGAGCCAATAAAGCCTTGTATACCCTCATTCTGAGTCGGGGGGGCTCTGTGGCCAGCCTCAGGACTGGACGGGGATACAGGGAGAGGCTTCCTACTCCCACAGTCGTCTTCAAGGGGCCCTTGGCCTGGGCTTTTTGCCAGGCTGATTCAAGACTCCATAAATCAGCTTCCCCGGGTCTCAGGTTCTGGGGATGAGACGTCTCCCAGGAGCTCAGCACCCACCAACCCACTGGTGGccggggaaggagggagcagcGGGTgtcaggaggtggggagagagacaggcttTCAGGAGCTAGTAAGCAAGGTGCGGTGTGGGTGTCTTGTCTTCTTGGTGTCATCTTCACCTTGTCTACTGCTGCTCAAGTCCTGCACTGGAGggctctctccctgctttccGGGGCCACTGAGATCCCCGTGAGTGCCTCCCCCTGCCTACCTTCAGAGCTGTTGTGCCCTATACTCTCTCTTCGTATACTCTCTTTCGTACTAGGGCTGTGGCTGTGGCAGCTGCTAGCACTAACTGGGAGTATTACTAGTACTACCAGcagctccctcttttttttttctttccagtttttagcATATGCCACGTTCTGTGTGAAGCGTACAGCCTGGTCCCGTGGAGACAGTATTGCATTATCTCCGTCTTGCAGATGAGACCCCTGAGGCTTAGAGACATGATTCGCCTGACAGGGCATAGACAGTGGTGTTGCTGGAGTTAGAGCCCAGCTCTGCCCGACTCCAAGGCTCAGACCCTGAGTCCTGCTGTGTGTTGCCCCTCAGTCCAGTGCCCCTTGGCCCTACAGAGAGGGCTCCCTCTCTCATGCTTACCCCTGTCGTCTTACCACATGTCCTGACTCTCTGTACCCTCCCTCAAGCCTGGGactccccctgcctcctcttcctgggTCCCAAGAAGCTGTTTCTGGGGTAAGGGGTGACCTCCAGTAAGGGGGTTCAAGGGAGGCAGCTGCCTCTCCCATGAAAGTGGGGAGAAGTCAGCTACACAGCACTGTCTAATCCCCAGCGGCTCCTTTACAC
Above is a genomic segment from Mustela nigripes isolate SB6536 chromosome 4, MUSNIG.SB6536, whole genome shotgun sequence containing:
- the C4H10orf62 gene encoding uncharacterized protein C10orf62 homolog, yielding MLWKQRKKRRKIFLVPSQEEQGPPEGHRAKNENWIKSHFSRLSEEKLASCSSSTAPPPESGSGKASTTVHVETVTTRQGEVGTAMHREAFTTKQRLSGSSVTKETHRESGKSSSTDAATWAAVAACTKEIDNLGQQLANSMLQRAMTYQNSGHLESKDINQEELKALEEVELKLKGNFLMQRDTAVAGLNHTHTFHGHGPHGHQGYQSHQSHSLPNRSQQTYHPFEAN